The following proteins are encoded in a genomic region of Zea mays cultivar B73 chromosome 9, Zm-B73-REFERENCE-NAM-5.0, whole genome shotgun sequence:
- the LOC100274945 gene encoding RNA-binding protein 1-like gives MADAYWRYAAAAPRQQQQQQQPPPSAGGGVAHPGMGGGAPQMAPAGGQQQPMKRPRPTEFSDVPGAPDTAGYYPRDEERAGYRAARDTESLNASYERFLRTGQIQSFGGGHAGEPIRPAVGGNAAYPVDDRSMMAARGMDSRNIGFVGGMPEPPLPPDASNTLYIEGVPSDCTRREVSHIFRPFVGFREVRLVNKEPKHPGGDPIVLCFVDFAEPTQSAIALDALQGYKFDEHDRNSPNLRLQFARFAGPKGNSGPGGRGRR, from the exons ATGGCCGACGCGTACTGGAGGTACGCGGCCGCTGCCCCgcgccagcagcagcagcagcagcagccgccgccCTCCGCCGGCGGGGGCGTCGCGCACCCCGGCATGGGCGGCGGCGCACCGCAGATGGCCCCCGCCGGGGGGCAGCAGCAGCCCATGAAGCGGCCCCGCCCCACCGAATTCTCAG ATGTACCCGGTGCACCTGACACGGCTGGCTATTATCCACGCGATGAAGAAAGGGCAGGGTATCGTGCTGCTAGAGATACCGAGTCTCTTAACGCTTCCTACGAACGTTTTCTACGTACTGGG CAAATTCAATCCTTTGGTGGTGGACATGCTGGAGAACCTATTAGGCCTGCTGTGGGTGGCAATGCTGCCTACCCAGTTGATGATCGTTCAATGATGGCTGCTAGGGGTATGGATAGCAGAAATATTGGTTTCGTTGGTGGAATGCCagagccaccccttccacctgatgCCTCAAACACCTTATATATAGAAGGCGTTCCATCTGACTGTACACGTCGAGAAGTTTCAC ACATCTTCCGACCATTTGTTGGCTTTCGTGAGGTTAGACTTGTAAACAAAGAACCGAAACAT CCTGGTGGTGACCCTATTGTCCTTTGTTTTGTTGATTTTGCGGAACCTACACAATCTGCTATTGCATTGGATGCTTTGCAAG GCTATAAGTTTGACGAGCATGATCGCAATTCACCCAATCTGCGGCTGCAGTTTGCTCGTTTCGCAGGTCCAAAGGGGAATTCAGGACCTGGTGGTCGTGGTAGGCGATAA